TGGCGCTGAGGTTGATTGCCGTGGTTGTTTTGCCGACTCCACCTTTCTGATTGGCAATTGCGATTACTTTTCCCATACAAAGTAAAAATTAGTATTCTTTTTACAAAAATAATCTCTTTTGTTTAATAGTGAAATAATGTTTTTCAAAAGTAATGCACAATATTCTCAACGGACAGTATGCTGGCTTATCCGTAAAGAGAAAACTCATTATATGGAAGGAGTGGCTTACTTGTCTGGTTCCGTTTCGCCAGCTATATCAAAGTTAACATCCGGCATTTCTTCACTGGTCAGCATCTCTTCTTCGGGTTCGGGAGCCGGTTTTTCTCCCGTATTGATAAAAGTTATGGTATCGTTAAGTCCTTTTAAAAATTTTTCAAAATCTTCACTGTACAGAAATATTTTGTGTTTTTCGTAAAAAAACTTCCCCGATTCATTGTTGAAACGTCTTTTACTTTCGGTAATGGTGAGGTAAAAGTCTTCGTTACGGGTAGATTTTACATCGAAAAAATAGGTTCTTTTCCCTGCCCTTACTGCTTTAGAGAAAATATCCCCACGGTCATTTCTTTCTTTAAATTCTTTCTCTTCCATTTTAATTCGTTTTTGGTTGTTACAAAAATAAAAAAAATCTTAATTATATTAAGAAAGGACAAATTTTTATGTAAAAAGGTTGTCAGAAAATTGATTTTATCATTTTCTGATGCCGGGAAAATATTTTTTATGGTAAAATAATGGTTGGAGCTTTCTGGGGCACAGAAATGTTTTTTTTGGCCTTATTTACAGCAATTGTTGCTGCTATTACTGAATAGGCGGGGGCAAATATAAAACCTACAACCGGAATGAAGAAAAAAACGAAATAAAAAACCATGCCGTTGGATATGGCCATTCCCCTGTTTTTGCGCATATATCTGATGCTTTCCCCAATATTCATCCTTGCTCTTTCATTTGAATAGTCTATCATAGAAAAACCGTAAAAATAACACGTAATAAAGAAAATAAAAACAGGGGCCAGCCATCTGATGATAGGAATAAACGCAATAAAAAAGAATAAGATAGTAAAACTTGTTTCTATCAGAAGGTTTCTTATTGCAATGAGAATTCCGCGTCGAATGTCTGTTAAAAATTGTTTCATGCGGAAAGGGTAATTGATGCCTGTGAGCAGTTTGTCTGTTTTTTCAGACAATATTGCAAGGACAGGAGAGATGAGCATCAGTACTATGTAACGGTAAATAGAAAAATATAAAAAGAATAAAATCACATAAAGAATTATTTTAATTGCCCATTTAAAAAAAACGACTAAATATTTCCAGAACCTTGAGGAAGTTGATGATAGACCCGTTACATCCTGCAACCACTCCGTGAACTGATTGAAATAGTGCCACCCAAAAAAAACAAGTATTATAAGCAGGCTTACATTAATGATAGCTGGCAGAAGAACATATCCCCACAATTTGTGTTTTATGATAAGTTTGTGGGCATCGGAGTATGTATTAAACCCTATACGGAAGTTTGGGAAAAGCGCCATAAGTTATGATTTGCCTTTAAAGGCTTTTTTTACATTTTTACTTATTTTTGAGATACGTTCGATATTTTCCTGTATAGGAGATTTTGTCAATCCTCCCAGGTTCATAACCGAAGTATCATGCTGATAGGAGTGTTGCTCAGGATAAATGATAATAAAACTAAATTTAATAAAGCTTTTAGAAAGTATTTTTGGCAGGGAAGATAAATAACTTGTATGTGATATCGTATTTTCACGTGCAGATATCCAGATGAGCAAATCCGTATAGTTTAAGTGATTGGTAAGTCCCTCAAGATTTTCATAGTCGCTGAAATCAACAAAGTTTGTAGCAGGTATTTTTGAATAGTCAAGATCTTGTTTTAACTGCAAAAGAGTGTCGCCCGATACAAAAACTAAAACTTTTGCCGAAAGCTCTTTTGCCAATATAGCAATTTGCCGCATCCACTTTTTGTAACCCGGTTCAAATTCGGCATTAGGTGGAACAAATATTACCAGGCGTTTGAAATAACCATAAGGGTGTAAAGCTTTTACAACAAACATCATTTGGTTATTTCGTGGCAGGACATTTTCCAGAATTCCACCGAAAATGCTTTGAGATGTGGAAGTCTGACCGTTCCATCCCAGCACAACCTTAGTAATAGTAAGCTCACTAATAGCCCGGTTGATGCCGTTAGCAACAGTAACATCAATATGTGATACCATTTGTATGGTTTGTTCTTCGGTGACTGCCTGCCGGGCAATTTCTTCTATCCTTCTGCTTTTTACAAGAATATCATAACGTGCTTCCGGTGAATCAATGTTGCCTAAAACAACATTCAGCGGGTATATTGGCTCTTTAGAATGCCTGTTTTTTATGAGGATGGCAAAGTTCATGAGTGTTTCAATGGTGTTTGGGTTTGAAACGGCAACAAGTATTCTCTGAGGGCTGCTTACATCATCCCTGATTATGCTTTTTTCAGTTTTTGCCAGCTTTCTCCCGGAATTTTCTGTAACAAACGAACTTATCAGGCAACTGATAAATATAACAAGCACAGTTCCATTTAATATGCTGATATCCAGTAATCCTAAGTTATAGCCTACGAGAATAAGGGCAATGGTTGCGGCTGCATGAGAACTGCTTAATCCGAAAAGAACATTGCGCTCGGTACCAGAAAACCCGTAGATCTTTTGTGTAGTAAAAGCAGCAAGGTATTTCGTAATTTCAGCGGTAATAATAAGTATTCCTGCAATAATCAGCGCATCATATCCATTAAGGAGTACCTTAAGGTCAACGATCATGCCAACGCTAATCAGGAAAAAGGGAATAAATATGGTATTGCCGATGAAAATTGTCCGGTTCATGAGCACGGAGGATGAAGGTATCAAAGAGTTTAAAGCCAGTCCTGCCATAAATGCGCCGATCATCGGTTCAATTCCTGCTATTTCCGCTAAAAAAGCCGATCCGAATAATACACACAAAACATAAATATATTGACCGCTGCTATCTCCAGCAATTTTCTTAAAAAACCATCTGCTAATAAGAGGAACTATCAAAAGCATGATCAGCATAAATACTGTTAACATACCTATTAAAACAATCCAAAACATCAAGTCCATTTCTCCTGTATAAACCCTGCTGATAATTGCCAGAAGCAGCAATACGGCAGTATCGGTAATAATAGTGCCCCCAATCACAGTGCTCATTACGCGGTTCTTTGTAATGCCAAGTTTGCTTGCAATAGGATAAGAAACCAGTGTATGTGTCGAAAACATGCTTGAAAGCAGAAGTGAAGCCAGGATACTGAGTTTTAAAAAATAATAACAAACAAAAAAGCCCAGCACCAGCGGAATAATAAATGTTAATATGCCGAAAACAATGCTGCGTGAACGGTGCTTTTTAAAGTCAACAAGGTCTATCTCAAGCCCAATAAGAAACATGATGTATAACAGGCCGAAGGCGGCAAACATCCCCATACCGTTTTCGGGTGCAATGATATTGAACCCGTGAGGGCCAAGAAGAACCCCTGCAATGATAAAACCCACGATGCCAGGGATATGAAGTTTCTTAAGCAAACGCGGCGCAAGAAAAATGATGATAAAAACCAGTAAAAAAATAAGGATGGAGTCGGTGATAGGGAATTGAATTTTTTCTAAAAATTCCACGACAAATTTTTCGTAAAAGTACTAAAAATATTAATAAAATTCCTGTATTCTACAGAATATTAACTTCAGGTGTAAGTTCTAAATTAAATTGTGAAAGAATGCTTTTTTGTATTTCCTGAGCAAGTTCAAGTACATCTTTCCCTGAGGCTTTGCCATAATTAATCAGAATAAGCGGCTGTTTCTCATAAACCCCAGTTTCGACTTTTCTGTATCCTTTCCAACCGCATTGTTCGATAAGCCAGGCTGCCGAAACTTTGTAACTCTCTTCACCGGTCTTGTAAAAAACAATATTTGGGTGTTCCTGCTGAAGTTGGTTAAATAATTTTTTAGTAATGACAGGGTTCTTGAAAAAACTACCTGCAGAACCAAGTTTTTTAGTACAGGGTATTTTCCTTTCGCGGATGTTTTGAATAGCTTTACTGACAGCTTGCAATGTAATTCCTTCAGGAGAGATTCGTTTAACTTCTTCTCTTACTCCGCTATAAGTAAGGTTATAAGATGATTTTTTTGATAAAGTGAAAACTATTGATGTTATCACTACTTTTCCTTTTAACTCATGTTTGAAAATGCTATCCCGATATCCAAAACGGCAATCTTTTTTTGCGAGGCTTATTTTTTGCTTGTTTTTCAGGTCAAGACATTTTACTTCCAAAATGCTATCTTTCACTTCGGTACCATAAGCACCAATATTTTGTATGGGGCAACTTCCTACCTGCCCGGGTACCCCCGTTAGGTTTTCAAGCCCATAATATCCATTGGCAACACAATATGTCATCAAGTCTTCCCATAATTCCCCTGCAGCGGCTTCCAAAGTAATGGTATCAGTATTTTCATCAACTCTAATAATCCCTTTGTTGGCAATATGTGCCACTAATCCTTCAAAATCTTTCGTAAAAAGGATGTTGCTACCTCCGCCCAGGAGCAAAAGAGGCATCTTATTTATTATGTCTGAACCTAAAAGTTCAATGAAATCATTGTCGTTTTTAATTTCTATAAAATTCCGGGCTTTTACGTCAATACCAAAAGTATTGTATGGCTTTAGCGATATGTTTTCCTGAAACTGTAGCATCCGATTATCTTTTTGTATTGTTATGCTTACAGGCGGCCTCTATAAAAGCTGAGAAAAGGGGATGTGGATTCAGGACAGTACTTCGGTATTCCGGATGAAACTGCACTCCAATAAACCAGGGGTGTTTAGTGTATTCCATTATTTCAACCAGTTGATTTTTTTCGTTTATTCCTGCAGCTATCATTCCTTCTTTCTCAAACTGTTCAAGGTAATAATTGTTAAATTCATAGCGATGACGGTGACGCTCTGCTATTTCTGATATTTTGTAAATGCTGTATGTTTTAGTGCCTTCCTTAATGCTACATTCGTATGCTCCGAGACGCATCGTGCCGCCTTTGTTTGAAACTTTTTTTTGCTCTTCCATGATGTCTATTACGGGATGAGAAGTAGCAGGATTCATTTCTGTGGAATGAGCGTCATTCATATATAAAACATTACGGGCAAATTCCACAACAGCGCATTGCATGCCAAGACAGATTCCCAAAAATGGAATGTTCTTTTCCCTGGCATAGCGTATGGATGTGATTTTTCCTTCAATGCCTCGTTCTCCGAAGCCGGGAGCCACTAATATCCCATTCATGCCCTCAAGTTGTTGAGGAACGTTTTCCGGAGTGATATGTTCTGAATGTACCAGTTTCAAATTCACTTTGCACTGCAATGATGTTCCTCCATGGACAAAAGATTCGAGAATGGATTTGTAGGCATCTTTCAGCTCAACATATTTTCCAACCAGGGCAATGTTTACCTGTGAATGAGGGTTTTTTAATTTACACAGGAATTTATTCCATTTATCCAGGTCAGGCTCTTTGTCGTAAGGCATTCTTGTTTTCTCAAGTACTTCCACATCAAGCATTTCTTTGTGCATAAGCAAAGGTACATTATATATCGTTTCCGTGTCTATGGATTCGATGACGGAACGCGGGGAAACATTACAAAACAGTGCGATTTTATATTTCAGCCCATCACTGAGAGGTTTTTCGGAACGGCATACAAGTATGTCGGGCTGAACTCCCAGTTCTAAAAGAGTTTTAACAGAATGTTGTGTCGGTTTTGATTTTAATTCTCCGGCAGCAGCCAGGAAAGGCACTAATGTCAGGTGAATGACCACGCAGTTATTTTCTCCGAGTTCCCATTTCATCTGTCGTACAGCTTCAATAAAAGGCAGTGATTCTATATCACCGACTGTGCCTCCAATTTCAGTAATAATAAAATCCCATTTGCCTTCTTTAGCCAGCAAACGGATACGGTATTTTATCTCGTCGGTGATATGGGGAATTACCTGAACGGTGTCGCCCAGATAATCACCGCGTCTTTCTTTTTCGATAACAGCCTGATAAATTCTCCCTGTAGTGATATTGTTAGCCTGTGATGTGGAAACATTGAGAAAACGTTCGTAATGCCCAAGGTCCAGGTCGGTTTCAGCACCGTCATTTGTTACAAAACATTCTCCGTGTTCGTAAGGATTAAGGGTGCCGGGGTCAATATTAATATAGGGGTCAAATTTTTGAATGGTTACCGAATAACCACGTGCCTGAAGTAGTTTTGCCAGAGAAGCGGAAATAATACCCTTTCCAAGAGATGAAACAACTCCACCTGTGACAAAGATGTATTTTGTCTGTTGCATAGTTGTATTATTAAGAAACAAATTAAAACATAAAAGAAATATCGTGAAAGACCATATTCATTATTTTATTAACAGCATAATACACCTTATAGCAAATGCTTTTGCTCATTATGTTCTGATTGTAAGAAATTTTTAGAGTTATTAAAGGTAATTTGTTAAATAATTGTTGGTTTTTTTGCCTGATTGTATTGAACCCTGATTTAAATTTTTATTAATATTGCTGTCTGATGACAATTTATTTTTGATAAGATAATGGATAGAATTAAACACATTGGTTTTGATAATGAGGAATACCTTAAGGAACAAACTACAGCTATTCTTGAACGGGTAAGCCGCTTTGACGATAAATTATATTTGGAATTCGGAGGTAAAATTCTTTATGATTATCATGCAGCAAGAGTATTACCGGGATTTGACCCCAATGTAAAAATGAGATTACTTCAACTTTTAAAAGACAAAATTGATGTAATCATGTGTATTCATGCAGGAGATATTGAGAGAAAAAAAATAAGGGCAGACTTCGGAATTACTTATGATGTGGATGCACTGAAAACCATAGATGATTTCAGGGAATGGGGCTTGGATGTTACGGCTGTGGTTATTACCCGCTATCAGAACCAGCCTACTGCAAGATCCTTTAAAAACAAATTAGAGTTAAGAGGGGTAAAGGTATATTTACATTACCCTACAAAAGGGTATCCAACAGATGTTGACCTGATAGTAAGTGACCAGGGATATGGTGCTAATGAATACATCTGCACAACACATCCCATTGTGATTGTAACTGGTCCCGGTCCTGGCAGTGGCAAACTTGGAACATGCCTGTGCAACCTGTACCATGAATATAAAAAAGGAGTCAAAGCCGGGTATGCAAAATTTGAAACATTTCCAATCTGGGACTTGCCATTACAACATAAGGTTAATGTTGCTTATGAAGCTGCAACAGCAGATCTGAAAGATGTTAACATGATTGATACACACCATCTGAAAGCTTATAATGTTGAAGTCGTTAACTATAACCGTGATATTGAAGCGTTTCATCTTCTGAAAAGGATACTTGAAAAAATAACGGGAGGAGAATCCATGTATAAATCTCCCACGGATATGGGTGTTAACCGGGCAAGCTCTGGGATTGTTAATGAAGATGTTATTTCCGAAGCTGCTCATCAGGAAGTTATTCGCAGATATTTCAGGTGCGCTGTGGAGTATGCTTTAGGCCTTATAGATAAAGACACTCTTGAGCATATCAACAATATAATGAAAAAAGTTGGTGCACATGTTGAAGACAGGAAGGTTGTGCTCCCTGCAAGGGAAGCTGCAAAAAGTGCAATGGAAAGTGGAAAAGGAAATGCAGGTTTATTTTGCGGAGCTTCTATTGAATTAAATGACGGCACCATTATAACCGGTAAAAATTCTCCGCTTCTCCATGCCTCTTCAAGCTTGATATTAAACGCCTCAAAATATCTTGCGGGCCTGCCCGATAGTATGTGCCTCATACCCCAGAACATTATTGACTCGGTAACTTATCTTAAAAAAGATATTTTAAATGGTAAAATGGTCAGCCTGAATTTGGATGAAACGCTTATAGCGCTTGGGATAAGCGCTATATCAAATCCTGCCGCACAGATGGCAATGGAAAAACTAAAGCATCTGCGTTATTGTGAAGTTCACCTGACTCACATCCCAACTCTTGGCGATGAAGCGGGACTGAGAAAATTGAAAGTAAACCTGACCTGCGACCCTGAATATTCAAGCAAAAGCCTATTTATAAGCGAATGAATTTATTGGTAGTTGTGTTTAAACCATCTGTTCGATTTATTATGACTTAAATGTTGAACCATTTTTGAAGTAAAACATTGTCATTTTCAAATGTATTAATGCACTTAAACTCATTTGTTTTTGGGAAGTATTTATAGTTTTCTGACCATTTTTTAAAGTTTTTCGCTACTTTATTAATCGCATCAATTATAAAATATAGTTCTGTGTTGGACATGGTTGGGTGTAAGGACAGGCGGATCCACCCGGGCTTTTCAGAAAGGTCGCCATGAGTGATTTTGGAAGTTATATGTTTGGATTTCTGGTAACTGACATCAAGCAGAAAATGCCCATAAGTTCCTGCACAGGCACAGCCGCCTCGCACTTGAATTCCAAAACGGTCGTTAAGCAGTTTTACAGCAAGGTTATAATGTAACCCGTCAATATAAAAAGAAATTACACCAAGCCTATGCCTGATATTATCAGCGAGGATATGAATGCCGGGAATTTTCGGAAGTTTGGAAAAAGCTATTTTAAGCAATTCTTCTTCGCGTTTCATCATATTTAGAGTGCCCATTTTATTTTTCAGCTCAATACATAATGCTGTCCGGATAGCCTGTATAAATCCAGGAGTTCCTCCGTCTTCACGGGCTTCAA
This is a stretch of genomic DNA from Bacteroidales bacterium. It encodes these proteins:
- a CDS encoding DUF1846 domain-containing protein, with the translated sequence MDRIKHIGFDNEEYLKEQTTAILERVSRFDDKLYLEFGGKILYDYHAARVLPGFDPNVKMRLLQLLKDKIDVIMCIHAGDIERKKIRADFGITYDVDALKTIDDFREWGLDVTAVVITRYQNQPTARSFKNKLELRGVKVYLHYPTKGYPTDVDLIVSDQGYGANEYICTTHPIVIVTGPGPGSGKLGTCLCNLYHEYKKGVKAGYAKFETFPIWDLPLQHKVNVAYEAATADLKDVNMIDTHHLKAYNVEVVNYNRDIEAFHLLKRILEKITGGESMYKSPTDMGVNRASSGIVNEDVISEAAHQEVIRRYFRCAVEYALGLIDKDTLEHINNIMKKVGAHVEDRKVVLPAREAAKSAMESGKGNAGLFCGASIELNDGTIITGKNSPLLHASSSLILNASKYLAGLPDSMCLIPQNIIDSVTYLKKDILNGKMVSLNLDETLIALGISAISNPAAQMAMEKLKHLRYCEVHLTHIPTLGDEAGLRKLKVNLTCDPEYSSKSLFISE
- the murB gene encoding UDP-N-acetylmuramate dehydrogenase, coding for MLQFQENISLKPYNTFGIDVKARNFIEIKNDNDFIELLGSDIINKMPLLLLGGGSNILFTKDFEGLVAHIANKGIIRVDENTDTITLEAAAGELWEDLMTYCVANGYYGLENLTGVPGQVGSCPIQNIGAYGTEVKDSILEVKCLDLKNKQKISLAKKDCRFGYRDSIFKHELKGKVVITSIVFTLSKKSSYNLTYSGVREEVKRISPEGITLQAVSKAIQNIRERKIPCTKKLGSAGSFFKNPVITKKLFNQLQQEHPNIVFYKTGEESYKVSAAWLIEQCGWKGYRKVETGVYEKQPLILINYGKASGKDVLELAQEIQKSILSQFNLELTPEVNIL
- a CDS encoding CTP synthase; the encoded protein is MQQTKYIFVTGGVVSSLGKGIISASLAKLLQARGYSVTIQKFDPYINIDPGTLNPYEHGECFVTNDGAETDLDLGHYERFLNVSTSQANNITTGRIYQAVIEKERRGDYLGDTVQVIPHITDEIKYRIRLLAKEGKWDFIITEIGGTVGDIESLPFIEAVRQMKWELGENNCVVIHLTLVPFLAAAGELKSKPTQHSVKTLLELGVQPDILVCRSEKPLSDGLKYKIALFCNVSPRSVIESIDTETIYNVPLLMHKEMLDVEVLEKTRMPYDKEPDLDKWNKFLCKLKNPHSQVNIALVGKYVELKDAYKSILESFVHGGTSLQCKVNLKLVHSEHITPENVPQQLEGMNGILVAPGFGERGIEGKITSIRYAREKNIPFLGICLGMQCAVVEFARNVLYMNDAHSTEMNPATSHPVIDIMEEQKKVSNKGGTMRLGAYECSIKEGTKTYSIYKISEIAERHRHRYEFNNYYLEQFEKEGMIAAGINEKNQLVEIMEYTKHPWFIGVQFHPEYRSTVLNPHPLFSAFIEAACKHNNTKR
- a CDS encoding cation:proton antiporter encodes the protein MEFLEKIQFPITDSILIFLLVFIIIFLAPRLLKKLHIPGIVGFIIAGVLLGPHGFNIIAPENGMGMFAAFGLLYIMFLIGLEIDLVDFKKHRSRSIVFGILTFIIPLVLGFFVCYYFLKLSILASLLLSSMFSTHTLVSYPIASKLGITKNRVMSTVIGGTIITDTAVLLLLAIISRVYTGEMDLMFWIVLIGMLTVFMLIMLLIVPLISRWFFKKIAGDSSGQYIYVLCVLFGSAFLAEIAGIEPMIGAFMAGLALNSLIPSSSVLMNRTIFIGNTIFIPFFLISVGMIVDLKVLLNGYDALIIAGILIITAEITKYLAAFTTQKIYGFSGTERNVLFGLSSSHAAATIALILVGYNLGLLDISILNGTVLVIFISCLISSFVTENSGRKLAKTEKSIIRDDVSSPQRILVAVSNPNTIETLMNFAILIKNRHSKEPIYPLNVVLGNIDSPEARYDILVKSRRIEEIARQAVTEEQTIQMVSHIDVTVANGINRAISELTITKVVLGWNGQTSTSQSIFGGILENVLPRNNQMMFVVKALHPYGYFKRLVIFVPPNAEFEPGYKKWMRQIAILAKELSAKVLVFVSGDTLLQLKQDLDYSKIPATNFVDFSDYENLEGLTNHLNYTDLLIWISARENTISHTSYLSSLPKILSKSFIKFSFIIIYPEQHSYQHDTSVMNLGGLTKSPIQENIERISKISKNVKKAFKGKS
- a CDS encoding PUR family DNA/RNA-binding protein codes for the protein MEEKEFKERNDRGDIFSKAVRAGKRTYFFDVKSTRNEDFYLTITESKRRFNNESGKFFYEKHKIFLYSEDFEKFLKGLNDTITFINTGEKPAPEPEEEMLTSEEMPDVNFDIAGETEPDK
- a CDS encoding EI24 domain-containing protein, with amino-acid sequence MALFPNFRIGFNTYSDAHKLIIKHKLWGYVLLPAIINVSLLIILVFFGWHYFNQFTEWLQDVTGLSSTSSRFWKYLVVFFKWAIKIILYVILFFLYFSIYRYIVLMLISPVLAILSEKTDKLLTGINYPFRMKQFLTDIRRGILIAIRNLLIETSFTILFFFIAFIPIIRWLAPVFIFFITCYFYGFSMIDYSNERARMNIGESIRYMRKNRGMAISNGMVFYFVFFFIPVVGFIFAPAYSVIAATIAVNKAKKNISVPQKAPTIILP